In Paraburkholderia terrae, the DNA window AATGACCGTCGATTATAACGACGGTCATCTTTGTATCGTCCCAATTAAGTTCAATTGAACCGCGCGGAGATTACATTTTTGCGGGTGCCGACACACCGATCACAGCGAGGCCGTTCGCCAGCACCTGGCGCGTCGCTGCGAGCAGCGCGATGCGCGCATTGCGCGGCGCTTCGTCGTCGACCAGAACGCGTTCGGCATTGTAGAACGAGTGAAATTCGCCTGCGAGGTCGCGCAGATAGAACGCGACGGCATGCGGCGCGAGCTCGTCGGCGGCGTGCGTGAGCATGTCGGGGTATTCGGCTAGCTTCTGCAGCAGCGCCATCGCGCGCTCGCTGTCGAGCGGCGACAGATCGACGGACGGCAGCACCGCTTCATCGGCGCCGTAGCGCGACTTCCATTCGTTGATCACCGAGCAGATGCGCGCGTGCGCATACTGCACGTAGTACACCGGGTTCTCGTCGTTCTGCTTGAGCGCGAGATCGACGTCGAACACGAACTCCGTGTCGGCCTTGCGCGAGATCAAAAAGAAGCGCACGGCGTCGCGGCCGCGGCGGATCGTTTCTTCGTCGAGCAGATCGGGCGAGGCTTCCTGGCCCGGCAGCGCGCCGCCCGACCATTCGATCAGATCGCGCACCGTCACATAGCTGCCCGCGCGCTTCGAGATTTTCACTTCCTGGCCGTCGCGCATCACGGTGACCATCTTGTGCAGCACGTAGTCGGGATAGCCCTTCGGAATGCCGACGCCAAGACCCTGCAGCCCGGCGCGCACGCGCGCGATCGTGCCGTGGTGGTCCGAGCCCTGGATGTTGATGACCTTCGTGAAGCCGCGCTCCCATTTCGTCTCGTGATACGCGACGTCGGGCACGAAGTACGTGTACGTGCCGTCGGACTTGCGCATCACGCGGTCCTTGTCGTCGCCGTCGTCGGTGGTGCGCAGCCACAGCGCGCCTTCCTGCTCGTAAGTCTTGCCGGCCGCGATCAGTTCGTTCACGGTCTTCTCGACGCGGCCTTCCTTGTACAGCGACGATTCGAGGTAATACTGGTCGAACTTCACGCCGAACGCCTGCAGGTCCATATCCTGCTCATGACGCAGATACGCGACGGCGAAACGGCGGATCGCATCGAGATCTTCGACGTCGCCCGTGCCCTTGACGGGTTCGCCGTCGCTGGCCGAGACGGTCTCGCCGTTCAGATAGTCGCGCGCGATGTCGGCGATGTATTCGCCGTTGTACGCGGCTTCGGGCCAGCCTGCGTCGCCCGGCTTCAGGCCGCGGGCGCGCGCCTGCGTCGAAATGGCGAGATTGCCGATCTGCACGCCAGCGTCGTTGTAGTAGAACTCGCGATGCACGTCGTAGCCTTGCGACGCGAGCACGTTCGACGTCGCATCGCCGAGCGCGGCCTGGCGGCCGTGGCCGACGTGCAGCGGGCCGGTCGGATTGGCCGAGACGAACTCGACCAGCACGTGCTTGCCTGCGTCGCGCTGCGAGCGGCCGAAGGTTTCGCGCTGCTCGAACACGGCGGCGATCACGGCCTGCTTGGAAGCCGCCGACAGACGCAGGTTGATGAAGCCCGGCCCCGCCACTTCGGCGCTCTCGACGAGGCCTTTGGCGAGCGGATGCGCGAGCAGCGCATCGACGATCTGCTGCGCGAGCTGGCGCGGGTTCGCACGCAGCGGCTTGGCCAGCTGCATCGCGACGTTGCACGCGATGTCGCCGTGCGCGGCAACCTTCGGCCGTTCGAGCGTGATGGCGGGCGCGATGAACGCGGCTTCGGATTCACCTTGCGTCGCCTGGGCGACCTGCTTGACCACGTCGGTCAACAGGGTTTCGAGAGTGTGTTTGTGTGCAGGCAGCATGCTTGTTGCGAGTCCAGTGAGGCAGTCCGATGAAGCGGGGCAGCGCCGCGAACGGCGTGATGCAAGGCCGTCGACGGCGTGGAAAACGCTTGAGCGCCCGATACGCGGCGCTCGCGTGACGCTGCGGCGGCGCGGCAAGGCGGCTAACGTTTCGTGGCGCGGGCCGTGGCGACAGTCTGCAACACGCGCAGCCGCGACGCAGCGCAGCGTGCCCGGCCGCACGGCAGCGAGCTTTTTCCGTCAATGTCGGATTTTAGCAGGTGCTAATATGTCCAATGAGATGCCCAGCAAGGGCCGTGGCCGCCAGCCTGCCGTCGACTGACAGGCTGGCGCGCCAACGGAACCCGTGCGGCTGGCTGTTGCGATGTCGCGAGTATCCAGCGGCTGGCCGCGCGAGAAGCCAACATAACGAAAAGGGAACCGTCATCATGTTGATTACTTTCAAATGCCGCTCCGCCCCCGATGTGGTGATGCTGGAGAATCTCGCCCAATATTTGCTGGGTATCATCGGCAAGCGGCTCGGCGCACGCGGCGTGATCAATCACGACGAACTGGGCGTGGTGATCTCGAAGCTCGAAGCGGCGATCGTTACCGACAAGCAGGAGCGCGCCGAGCATGAAGGCCACTTCCACGAAGGGGAAGAGGGCCACGAGCACCACGAGCTTCCGATTGGTCTCGCGCAACGGGCGTATCCGTTCCTCGACATGCTGCGCGCGGCGCAGAAGGAAAATACGGATATCGTCTGGGGCCTCTGAACGCTGAAGCGAGCCGCCAGCATGCGTTGAGCGGCGCCCGGTTCAGGCGCCTCCGTCGGGTTTGATGGCCGCCGCTTTCGTGGTGGTGGCACGGACCGCGCATCGCGTTCGATCAGGCCAGCGTATTGCGCCCAGAAGCAAAAAAGCCCGTCGAATGACGGGCTTTTGCCTTTGCAGCGCCGCGAGCCTACTGACTCGCGCCTTGCGGCGCAGTCGTGGGAGCGGATGCGCCGTTCTTCTTCTTTTTCGGCTTTTTCACGTGCTTGACGGTGGGCGGGGAGTACGAGCTCACCGAGCTCGAGCCGCCCGGCGCCTGAGGCTGGGCCTCGGTGATCGGTGCAATGGCGGCAAGCGATAACGCGGTCAACATCAGCGTCAGCTTCTTCATACGATTTTTCTCCGTTGACGGTTGCAAGTCGTTGAGCCGACGCGTTTTTTCGGTCGCGTCTGGCGGGTCGGCAAGTAATGCCCGCTCAGTCTACAAAGCCGAAAATATTCGCTGTGCTTTCAACTGAAAATATTCAGCCTACGGCCAGCGATATAGTCCTGCCGCCCGGCGTCTGCTGTCTTACAGCAACGGCGCGAGCGCGCGTTGGGCATCCGCCTTCGACAGCGACATGCGTTGCGCGTAGTCCTCCAGCTGATCCTGGCCGATCTTGCCCACCGAGAAATACGTGCTGTCGGGATGCGCGAGGTAGAAGCCGGAGACGCTCGCAGCGGGCAGCATCGCGAGGGATTCGGTGACGCTCATGCCGATCTCGCCCGCTTGCAGGACGTCGAACATGTCGCGCTTGACGAGGTGATCCGGGCACGCCGGATAGCCCGGCGCGGGACGGATGCCGCGATACTTCTCGCCGATCAGTTCTTCGTTCGACAGGGTTTCGCTGTTCGCATAGCCCCACAGGTCACGGCGCACGCGCGCGTGCATTGCTTCGGCGAAGGCTTCAGCGAAGCGGTCGGCGAGCGCCTTCAGCATGATCGCGCTGTAATCGTCGTGATCCTGCTCGAACTGCTTTTCCTTCACGTCGACGCCGAGGCCGGCCGTGACCGCGAACATGCCGATGTAGTCGGCGACGCCCGAATCCTTCGGCGCGATGAAGTCGGCAAGCGAGCGGTTCGGACGCATCACGCCGTCCACCACGGGGCGCACGCTTTGCTGACGCACGTTGCGCCACGTCAGCGCGACTTCGGTGCGCGACTCGTCCGTGTAGATTTCGATGTCGTCGTCGTTGACCGTGTTGGCGGGCAACAGCGCGATCACGCCGTTCGCCGTCAGCCAGCGGCCCTGGATCAGACGCGCGAGCATCGACTTCGCATCCGAGAACACGCGCCGCGCCGATTCGCCGACGATCTCGTCGTTCAGAATCGCGGGATACGGACCTGCGAGATCCCACGTCTGGAAGAACGGGCCCCAGTCGATATAGTTCGCGAGTTCGCTCAGATCGAAGTTCTTGAACACGCGCCGGCCGATGAACTTCGGCTTCACCGGCTGATAGGCGCTCCAGTCGAGCTTCGCCTTGTTCGCGCGCGCTTCGGCGATCGTGACGAGAGGCAGCGCCTTCTTGTTCGCGTGCTGATCGCGGATGCGGTCGTAGTCGGACTTCAGTTCGTCGAGATACTTTGTCGCGCCTTCGTCGGACAAGAGGTTCGATGCAACCGACACCGAGCGCGACGCATCCGGCACGTAGACGACAGGGCCTTCGTAATGCGGCGCGATCTTCACGGCAGTATGCACACGCGAAGTCGTCGCGCCGCCGATCAGCAGCGGAATCTTCTTCACGCGGAAGTAGTCGTCGCGCTGCATTTCCGAGGCAACGTACGCCATTTCTTCAAGTGACGGCGTGATCAGCCCCGACAGCCCGATGATGTCCGCACCTTCGACTTTCGCCTTCGCGAGAATCTCGTTGCACGGGACCATCACGCCCATGTTGACCACTTCGAAGTTATTGCACTGAAGCACCACGGAGACAATGTTCTTGCCGATATCGTGTACGTCGCCCTTCACGGTCGCGATGACGATCTTGCCCTTCGCGCGCACGTCGCCGCCCGCTTCGGCAAGCTGGCGCTTCTCTTCTTCGATGAACGGAATCAGGTGAGCGACGGCCTGTTTCATCACGCGCGCCGACTTCACGACTTGCGGCAGGAACATCTTGCCCTGGCCGAACAGATCGCCGACGACGTTCATGCCGTCCATCAACGGCCCTTCGATCACGTTGATCGGGCGGCCGCCGCCGTCCATGATCTTGGCGCGCGCCTCTTCCGTGTCTTCAACGATGAAGTTCGTGATGCCAAGCACGAGCGCATGCGCGAGACGCTTCTCGACAGGCTGATTGCGCCATTCGAGGTTCTCTTCTTTCTTCGCTGCGCCCGTCTTGAACTTGTCGGCGCTTTCGAGCAGACGGTCGGTGCCGTCGTCGCGGCGATTCAGCACGACGTCTTCGACGCGCTCGCGCAGATCGGCGTCGAGGTCCGCGTACACGCCCAACTGGCCCGCGTTGACGATGCCCATGTCCATGCCCGCCTGAATCGCGTGGTAGAGGAACACGGTGTGAATCGCTTCGCGCACCGGGTCATTGCCGCGGAACGAGAACGACACGTTCGACACGCCGCCGCTCACCTTCGCATACGGCAGGTTCTGCTTGATCCAGCGCGTTGCATTGATGAAGTCGACGGCGTAGTTGTTGTGCTCTTCGATACCCGTCGCGATCGCGAAGATGTTCGGGTCGAAGATGATGTCTTCGGGCGGGAAGCCGACTTCATTGACGAGAATGTCGTACGAGCGCTTGCAGATTTCCGTCTTGCGCTTGAACGTGTCGGCCTGGCCTTGCTCATCGAACGCCATCACGACGGCAGCCGCGCCGTAGCGGCGAATCAGGTTCGCGTGATGGCGGAAGCTTTCTTCGCCTTCCTTCAGCGAGATCGAGTTGACGATCGCCTTGCCTTGCACGCACTTCAGACCCGCTTCGATCACTTCCCACTTCGACGAGTCGATCATGATCGGCACACGCGCGATGTCCGGCTCCGACGCGATCAGATTCATGAAGCGCACCATCGCCGCTTTCGAATCGAGCATCGCTTCGTCCATGTTGACGTCGATGACCTGCGCGCCGTTCTCGACCTGCTGGCGCGCGACGGCCAGCGCTTCGTCGAACTGGCCGTTCAGAATCATCCGCGCGAATGCCTTCGAGCCCGTCACGTTGGTGCGTTCGCCAACGTTGATGAAGAGCGTCCCCGAAGTGACGTTGAACGGCTCCAGGCCGGAAAGGCGCATCGTGTGATCGGTCATGGTTCGTGTGCGTGTTTCGTCAGTGCGTCAATGCTTCGGTGTGAACGTGCTGTAAAGCGTGCTTTGGATACTTCACGCGGCGTCGCGATACTGGCTCGGCCACTTGCGCGGCTTCACGTCGTTCAGTGCTTTCGCAATTGCTGCGATGTGCTCCGGCGTCGTGCCGCAGCAGCCGCCCGCGATGTTCACGAGGCCCGCTTGCGCGAACTCCTTCAGGAGGCCCGAGGTATCGGCGGGCAGTTCGTCGAAGCCCGTATCGCTCATCGGATTCGGCAGACCGGCGTTGGGATAGCACGACACATACGTGTCACACAGCTTCGCCAGCTCCGCGATGTACGGGCGCATCAGCGCCGCGCCGAGCGCGCAGTTCAGGCCGAACGTCAGCGGCTTTGCATGACGCAGCGAGTTCCAGAAAGCCTCGACCGTCTGTCCCGACAGAATGCGTCCCGATGCGTCCGTCACCGTGCCCGAAATCATGATGGGCAGGCGCTCGCCCGTGTCTTCGAAGAGTTCATCCAGCGCGAACAGCGCGGCCTTCGCATTCAGCGTGTCGAAGATCGTTTCGACGAGGAACAGGTCCGCGCCGCCTTCCAGCAGCGCTTTCGCCTGCTCGTAGTACGCCGTGCGCAGTTCGTCGAACGTGACGTTGCGCGCGCCCGGATCGTTCACGTCGGGCGAAATGCTCGCCGTCTTCGGCGTCGGTCCGATCGCGCCCGCGACGAAGCGCGGCTTGTCGGGAGTCGAGTATTTGTCGCATGCGGCGCGAGCGAGCTTCGCGGACTCGCGGTTCATTTCGACGGCGAGATCTTCCATGCCGTAGTCGGCCTGCGCGACGGTCGTCGCGCCGAACGTGTTCGTCTCGATGATGTCCGCGCCCGCCGCCAGATACTGCTCGTGAATCTCGCTGATGATCTGCGGCTGCGTGATGGACAGCAGTTCGTTGTTGCCCTTGATGTCGCGCGCGTAGTCCTTGAAGCGCTCGCCACGATAGGCGGCTTCGTCGAGCTTGTAGCGCTGGATCATCGTGCCCATCGCGCCGTCCAGAATCAGGATGCGCGATTCGAGCAACGCGGGCAGGGTCGCGCCGCGCGTATACGCGGCACGGGGGCTGGCGGCTGACGGGGCTGACGTGACGGGCTGGTTCATGGTCTGATCGGGCTCGTGCCGGACGGGCCGGCTTTTTTCAGGAAACTCAATATTGTAGCCGCATGGTCGCGGGACTGCCCGCGCATGGCGGACTTGCACGGGGCATGGCGGTTGCCGGCAGGGTACTGCGAAGCGCCATGTCCGGCGCTGCTAGCGAAACGGAGCGCCCCGGCGTTTCGCGCCGCGATATCGACACAAGAGCGACACCCAGCCGCATAAAACGAAAAACCCCGCCCGGCGCGGGGCCGGACGGGGTCGATGAGGACGTGTCGCCAGGAGGATGGCGCCTGTCGATCAGTGGAGAATGACCGGCTGGTTCATCAGGCTGTCGAATTGACCGAGAAACTCGTCAACTTCGTCGAGCGTCGGTTCGTCTTCGATCAGTTTCTGCACGTGTTCGCGAAAACTGGCTGCCATCGCACCGTCGATGTAAATCTCGCGCTGCGTGTTCTTGTCGACGATCTCATACCCGCCGGATAGCATCGAGAGATGGCCGTCTTGCGGCGGGAACTCGACGACACAGTAGTTGGGGCTGTTGTAGATCATTTGCATGGCGACACTCCTTATTTCCGATGGCTCCGGGCCAGTGTTGCACCGTAGATGGAGCCCTTGGTTTGGAATTCAAGGGGTGGGTCCGGCCTGACGCTTTGAATTCTCCGGACCTATCGGTTAGACCCGTTTTTGCAAAAACGATTCCAGCAAAGCGGCGAAACGTTGCGACTGTTCGATCGGCGCGAGGTGAGCTGCGTCCAGCAACTCGAACTGCGCGTTCCGGATGGCATTCGCAATTTCATGTGTAGCAGCAGGTGGCGTGCCTGCGTCGTGGCGTCCAGCCACAGTGAGAGTAGGAAGATCAATCTCGCTCAGTCTACTGCGCGCATCGAAATCGCGCAGCGCAATGCACGCTTGTGCGTAACCTTCAGACGAAGTGTTCTCGAATACCTCCCGAATCGGTTCGACCACCTCCGGATGCGCGGCGCGAAAACCCGCCGTCAGCCAGCGTTCCATCGTTGCCCCGGCCAGCGCCGCGACGCCTTCGTTGCGCGCCTTCGCCGCGCGCTGCTCCCATACGGCACGGCCGTCCGAAGGCGTGGCGGCGTGCGTGTCGGCGAGCGTCAATGTTTCGATGCGTGCCGGGTTATCCAGCGCGAACTGTTGCGCAATCATCCCGCCCATCGACATACCGACAATATGCGTTTTCTCAACGCCAAGCGCATCTAGCAGCATGTGTAGATCCTGCGACAAATCTGCAACACGGAACGGCTTGTCTGATACGGCCGTTTGACCGTGCCCGCGCACGTCGTAGCGCAAGACTGTGTAGTCGTCACGAAAATAGCCGGCGAGCTGATCCCAGATCGACAGATCACCGCCAAGCTGATGAATGAACGTGAGCCATGGGCCACCGCCCTCATTGCTCAGGACGTAGCGCGTATCGATGCCATTCACATTGATTTGCATGCGGACTCCATAAGTGATGTCGCAATGAAAGAACGAACGGATCGACAGTTCATCGGATTCGCATGAACCGCCGGCGCGCATCAGCGCGCATCGTCGTGCGATTCATTCAAACGACGGAAGTTTCGGATGCGCAGTGTGTGTAGTCCCGGTTTCAAAGTGTCCTCCATAGCGAAGGACCAGTTTGTGTCAGGGCTTTTCCGGCCCGGCGCCTGGATCGGTGACGGACGGTTGGGAAGGGGCTGGTGACGTGTCATCGGATGAAGCGGCGTTGCTGCCGTTCGCATCCGGCGGCGCGATCTTGCCGCGCCAGACAAGTTCGATCTGCGTGCCGTTCGGCTCGGTTTGCACGAGACGCGCAGGCAGCCAGCCGAGCGACGGCGCCAGCCACACGTCGATGCGCCGCCGGTCGCCTTCGCGGCGCGGCAGGCGCATGAAATGGCGTGCATCGATGATGCCCTGATCGGTGCGCACGCCTTCATCGCCTATCGTCTCGATCGGCCATATTTCGCCGCTGTCGTTGTCGGTGACGAAGAACTGGCGCGTCACGCCTGGCTGATATGCGTCGGGGTCGCCGCGCACCAGGCTGGCGAGCTGCATCACCATGCTGAAGCGGTCTTGCGCGCCATCCTGCAGCGGCAGCGTATTCGGCGTACGTGTAAAGCCGATCTGCTTCGTGTCGCGATGGAAGGTGGTGATGTCCTCGCCGCGTCGGCCGCGTTTTTCGATGTACTGATCAGGCG includes these proteins:
- a CDS encoding BTH_I0359 family protein, translating into MQMIYNSPNYCVVEFPPQDGHLSMLSGGYEIVDKNTQREIYIDGAMAASFREHVQKLIEDEPTLDEVDEFLGQFDSLMNQPVILH
- the argS gene encoding arginine--tRNA ligase, whose amino-acid sequence is MLPAHKHTLETLLTDVVKQVAQATQGESEAAFIAPAITLERPKVAAHGDIACNVAMQLAKPLRANPRQLAQQIVDALLAHPLAKGLVESAEVAGPGFINLRLSAASKQAVIAAVFEQRETFGRSQRDAGKHVLVEFVSANPTGPLHVGHGRQAALGDATSNVLASQGYDVHREFYYNDAGVQIGNLAISTQARARGLKPGDAGWPEAAYNGEYIADIARDYLNGETVSASDGEPVKGTGDVEDLDAIRRFAVAYLRHEQDMDLQAFGVKFDQYYLESSLYKEGRVEKTVNELIAAGKTYEQEGALWLRTTDDGDDKDRVMRKSDGTYTYFVPDVAYHETKWERGFTKVINIQGSDHHGTIARVRAGLQGLGVGIPKGYPDYVLHKMVTVMRDGQEVKISKRAGSYVTVRDLIEWSGGALPGQEASPDLLDEETIRRGRDAVRFFLISRKADTEFVFDVDLALKQNDENPVYYVQYAHARICSVINEWKSRYGADEAVLPSVDLSPLDSERAMALLQKLAEYPDMLTHAADELAPHAVAFYLRDLAGEFHSFYNAERVLVDDEAPRNARIALLAATRQVLANGLAVIGVSAPAKM
- a CDS encoding homocysteine S-methyltransferase family protein, which codes for MNQPVTSAPSAASPRAAYTRGATLPALLESRILILDGAMGTMIQRYKLDEAAYRGERFKDYARDIKGNNELLSITQPQIISEIHEQYLAAGADIIETNTFGATTVAQADYGMEDLAVEMNRESAKLARAACDKYSTPDKPRFVAGAIGPTPKTASISPDVNDPGARNVTFDELRTAYYEQAKALLEGGADLFLVETIFDTLNAKAALFALDELFEDTGERLPIMISGTVTDASGRILSGQTVEAFWNSLRHAKPLTFGLNCALGAALMRPYIAELAKLCDTYVSCYPNAGLPNPMSDTGFDELPADTSGLLKEFAQAGLVNIAGGCCGTTPEHIAAIAKALNDVKPRKWPSQYRDAA
- a CDS encoding DUF1840 domain-containing protein; its protein translation is MLITFKCRSAPDVVMLENLAQYLLGIIGKRLGARGVINHDELGVVISKLEAAIVTDKQERAEHEGHFHEGEEGHEHHELPIGLAQRAYPFLDMLRAAQKENTDIVWGL
- the metH gene encoding methionine synthase; the protein is MTDHTMRLSGLEPFNVTSGTLFINVGERTNVTGSKAFARMILNGQFDEALAVARQQVENGAQVIDVNMDEAMLDSKAAMVRFMNLIASEPDIARVPIMIDSSKWEVIEAGLKCVQGKAIVNSISLKEGEESFRHHANLIRRYGAAAVVMAFDEQGQADTFKRKTEICKRSYDILVNEVGFPPEDIIFDPNIFAIATGIEEHNNYAVDFINATRWIKQNLPYAKVSGGVSNVSFSFRGNDPVREAIHTVFLYHAIQAGMDMGIVNAGQLGVYADLDADLRERVEDVVLNRRDDGTDRLLESADKFKTGAAKKEENLEWRNQPVEKRLAHALVLGITNFIVEDTEEARAKIMDGGGRPINVIEGPLMDGMNVVGDLFGQGKMFLPQVVKSARVMKQAVAHLIPFIEEEKRQLAEAGGDVRAKGKIVIATVKGDVHDIGKNIVSVVLQCNNFEVVNMGVMVPCNEILAKAKVEGADIIGLSGLITPSLEEMAYVASEMQRDDYFRVKKIPLLIGGATTSRVHTAVKIAPHYEGPVVYVPDASRSVSVASNLLSDEGATKYLDELKSDYDRIRDQHANKKALPLVTIAEARANKAKLDWSAYQPVKPKFIGRRVFKNFDLSELANYIDWGPFFQTWDLAGPYPAILNDEIVGESARRVFSDAKSMLARLIQGRWLTANGVIALLPANTVNDDDIEIYTDESRTEVALTWRNVRQQSVRPVVDGVMRPNRSLADFIAPKDSGVADYIGMFAVTAGLGVDVKEKQFEQDHDDYSAIMLKALADRFAEAFAEAMHARVRRDLWGYANSETLSNEELIGEKYRGIRPAPGYPACPDHLVKRDMFDVLQAGEIGMSVTESLAMLPAASVSGFYLAHPDSTYFSVGKIGQDQLEDYAQRMSLSKADAQRALAPLL
- a CDS encoding alpha/beta fold hydrolase, whose translation is MQINVNGIDTRYVLSNEGGGPWLTFIHQLGGDLSIWDQLAGYFRDDYTVLRYDVRGHGQTAVSDKPFRVADLSQDLHMLLDALGVEKTHIVGMSMGGMIAQQFALDNPARIETLTLADTHAATPSDGRAVWEQRAAKARNEGVAALAGATMERWLTAGFRAAHPEVVEPIREVFENTSSEGYAQACIALRDFDARSRLSEIDLPTLTVAGRHDAGTPPAATHEIANAIRNAQFELLDAAHLAPIEQSQRFAALLESFLQKRV